The proteins below come from a single Triticum aestivum cultivar Chinese Spring chromosome 5D, IWGSC CS RefSeq v2.1, whole genome shotgun sequence genomic window:
- the LOC123126230 gene encoding 60S ribosomal protein L28-1-like: MTTVPGSPVWELVKKSKYFLIKQFGNSNTKVPFSKEPNNLYNVHSYKFLGLANSKTVAVQPSAGEDKAVVLSTTKTKKQNTPTKLQHKTLMRKEFRKMAKSVKN; encoded by the exons ATGACTACCGTTCCAGGGTCTCCGGTCTGGGAGCTCGTGAagaagagcaagtacttcttgatCAAGCAGTTCGGCAACAGCAATACCAAGGTGCCGTTCAGCAAGGAGCCCAACAACCTCTACAATGTGCACTCCTACAAGTTCTTGG GCTTGGCGAACAGCAAGACCGTGGCGGTCCAGCCATCAGCGGGAGAGGACAAGGCTGTTGTCCTGTCCACGACCAAGACCAAGAAGCAGAACACCCCTACCAAGCTCCAGCACAAGACTCTCATGCGCAAGGAGTTCCGCAAGATGGCCAAGTCTGTCAAGAACTAG